A region of the Amycolatopsis sp. cg13 genome:
CCGGTTCCCGCGATCAGCTCGTCCATCGCGAGCGACGCGGTGACGAGCCCCGCCTGATCGGCGACCGCCGTACCGCGCCCGAGCGCCGAAACGCCGACGACATGCCCGACCCCGTGCGCGGCGAATGCCTTCGCGGCCGGACCGGTGAAGCCGCTCCACCCGTCCGCCGGAGTCCGTGACGAATCCGGTGGGACAACCCAGAAAACGGCGTCCGCGCCCGCGAAAGCCCGGTCGACGACCTCCGGGTCGCCATGCGAACCGACGACGACCTCGACCCGCTCGCGCACCGAGTCCGGAAGCCGCGCGGGGTCGCGGACGATCACCCGCAGATCCTCCCCCGCGTCGAACAGCAGGCGCAGCACGCGGCTGCCGATGTTTCCGGCAGGGGCAGTGATGACGATCATGAAAACCTCGTGGATTAGACCGATGGGTACGCCCTCGATCCTGCTGAGCACGGCCGTGCTGCCACAATGGGAACATCGGCACGCAATCCTTGCCTGAACTGGAATGACCCTGGTGAACAGCCCGAACCCGGCGATCGACGCCAACCTCGCCGTCGCTCTCGACGCCTTGCTGACCGAGCAGAGCGTCACCCGCGCCGCCGCGCGCCTGCACACCTCGCCGGCCGCGATGAGCCGCACGCTCGCCCGGCTGCGGCGCATCCTGCAAGACCCGCTGCTGGTCCGGGCCGGGCAAACCATGGTCCCCACTCCGCGCGCGCAGTCCCTGCGCGAGGAGGCCGCCGCCGTCGTGCACAGCCTGGGCGCGCTGCTGAGCCCCGGCACCGTCGTCGACCCGGCGACCCTGCGCTCCACCTTCACGATCCAAGCCGCCGACCTCGTCGGCGCGGCGCTGGCTGTCGGCCTGCTGGGGCTATCCCGAGCGGAAGCCCCCGGCGTCTCCCTGCGAGTCCGCGCCGAGGAATGGGAAGCCGGTTCGGCCCTCCGAGACGGACGACTCGACCTCGAAGTCGGCTCCATCGACCACGTCGACCCCGAAACCCAGGTCGAAGAACTGCTCACCCTGCGCATGGTCGCCGCCGTCCGCCCCGGTCACCCCCTCGCTTCGGCCCCCTTGACCCCGGCCCGGCTCGCCGCCGCAGACCACGTCGCGGTCAGCCGCCGCGGCCGCTTCACCGGTCCGCTCGACAAGGCACTCGCCGAACACGACCTCCGCCGCTGCGTCGTGATCGTCCTGCCGAGCCACCTGGCCGCGATGACGCTCGCCGCACGCAGCGACGTCGTCTGCCTGATCCCCGCGTCGCTCCCCGGCGAGCCTCCGTCGCCGCTCACCGCCGACGCCACCGCGCTCGGTCTGCGACTTCTCGACATCCCGGTTCCGTTGCCTCCCTTGACGATCGGCATGGCTTGGCACCCGCGCCAATCCGCCGACGGGGCACACCGCTGGCTCCGCGACGCGGTTCGGCGGACGCTGCGCGCGCCCGGCTAGCCCAAGCCAAAGTCCGTGAGGGGAACCCTGAGGGAATCAGATTCCCTCAGGGTTCGGCGGATTCAGGTGGTGGTTGCAACGCCTGGTGTTTGTTGGTGTGAGAGTAGCGTGTTGAGGGTTTCGGCGGGGGTGTGCCAGCCGAGGGTTTGGCGGGGTCGTCCGTTGAGTTCGGCGGCGACGCGGTCGAGGTCGGCCCGGGTGTGGACCGACAGGTCGGTGCCTTTGGGGAAGTACTGGCGGAGCAGGCCGTTGGTGTTCTCGTTGCTGCCGCGCTGCCAGGGCGAGTGCGGGTCGCAGAAGTAGATCGCGAGCCCGGTGTCGAGAGCGATCTGCTGGTGGCGGGCCATTTCGGTGCCCTGGTCCCAGGTCAGCGACCGGACCAGCAGCGGCGGCAGGGTCTGGATCGCGTCGGTCATCGCGGTCGCGACCGCGGCGGCGTCGCGGCCCTCGGGCAGGTGCAGCAGCAGCACGAACCGGGTCGAGCGTTCGACCAGGGTGCCGATCGCGGACTTGTTGTCCTTGCCCAGGATCAAATCGCCTTCCCAGTGCCCGGGGACCGCGCGGTCGGCGGCCTCGGCCGGCCGCTCGCTGATGTTGACCATGTCCGCGATCCGCGCCCCGGGCCTCGCGCGGCGGGCCTGGGCCTGCCGGCGCGGGACCCGCAGCGCCCGCCCGGTCCGCAGCGCCGCGGCCAGTTCGCGGCGCAGCGCGCCCCGGCCCTGCACGTACAGCGACTGGTAGATCGTCTCGTGCGACACCCGCATCTCCGGCCGGTCGGGAAACTCCAGCACCAGTCTCGCCGAGATCTGCCGCGGCGACCACCGCCGGCCCAGCCCCGCCGCCACCGCCTCCCGCAGCACCGGATCCGCGGCCAGCTTCGCCGTCTTCGGCCGCTTCGCGCGCTGCTCCGCCGCGTGCTGCGCGCTGCTGGCCCGGTAACTGCCGGACCGGACCGTGTTGCGGGCCAGCTCCCGCGACACCGTCGACCCCGGCCGCCCGATCGCCCGCCCGATCGCACGCACCCCGTGGCCCGCCGCCCGCAGACAAGCGATCTCTTCCCGCTCGGCCAGACCCAACCGCACCGGCCCCGGCCGAGCGGGCGCATTCCCCATCACCCCGCCAGCTTGGCGGAACAACCGCACCCCCGTCGGCGCGGCAATCCCCACCGACCACGCCGCCGGCTTCACCGCCAACCCGGCCCGGACCCGCTCCCAAAACAACACCTGCACCGACCGCGGCAACCACCGATACTTCCGCACCACAACCCCACCCTCCAACAAGGCAGTGTTGCAACGACCCCATGACCCCAAGTTCCCCTCACGGCAGTTTCCCGGCTCGCGCTGCCGAGACAGGGCCTCTGTGCGCTTCCGGGCGAACTACGCCCTGGCGGACGCCCCCGCGCGCCGGGGTGCTGACCTGCGATTGCGCCGCAGCTCGTCCGCTGTGCTCATCCGCCCGGATCCCGTCGGGCCGCTCGGCGGGATCCGGGCCAGTGGAGCACGGCAGCGACCGCGCCGTCCGCGCACGCCGGCTCCGCCGCACCGACGCGCGTTAATGCCCTTCACTTTTTCTATTGACCTTCACCAGCGCCGAGCTATAGGGTTTCACCACAATTAATGGCATTAACATCGACAAGAGGAGAAGCCCCATGCGCAGCACCGGCCCGACCACCTCGCGAACCATTCGCCGCCACAGCCTGCGGACCGCCCTGCTCGCCGTCCCGCTGACCGCCGCCGTCCTCGGAGCCGCACCCGCCCAAGCCGCCACCCCTGGCACTGCTTCGCTGACCTGCCAAGGCAAAGGCGTCGACCAGGCCGCGAAAGCACGTCACCGGGCCGAAATTCTCGTCCGCGCGCCGCTGCACACGATCTGGGATCTGCAGACCGACGTGGAAGCATGGACGTCCTGGCAGAAACCCGCCGCCCCCATGACCGTGCGACGCCTGGATCCCGGCCCGCTGCGCAAGCATTCGCGGTTCCAGGCGACCGTCCACGTGCCCACCACTCCCCCGAGCACAGTGGTCATCAGCTCCACCGTCCAGCAACTTCAGCGCGGCAAGTGCCTCCGCTGGACCGGCCCCGCCGACAGCGCCGGGTACCACATCGACGGCACGCACGTCTGGACCTTCACTCCCGTCCGAGGCGGCATCCTGGTCCGTACCGAGGAAAGCCACTCCGGACCGCAAGCCGATCCCACCTCCGACATGGGCCTCGAAACCTGGCTCGCCGACCTCAAGACCGCCGCCGAACGCAGTACCTGCGACGGACCCCACCACCGCTGAGCCGCCATGGTCGCGCGGCTCAGGCCGCGGCCCGGCATCCGACCGGCCTGACTGCGGGCGGGCCAGACGCCACCGCCCTGAGCCCGCCCGCAGCGCCACCACCGGTCGGCACAGTCCCGAGCAGAACGCCCTCCGCCGACACCGCACCCAGACGACGACCAAATCGCCTCAGCAGCCCATCCGGGCAACGGCCAACTCGCCACTCCGCGCCAAGGCAACGGCCAACTCAACCAGCGGATCACTTCGCATCCAGGCGACGGCCAAGCCACCCCAGCAGCCCACTCCACACCCAGCCGACAACCAACTCGCCCCAGCGACTCGCTCCGCGTCCAGACGACGACCAAGCCGCCCCGGGCGGATCACCCGCACCCACGCAACGGCCAAACCACCCCAGCAACTCACCCCGCACCCAGCCGACAACCAAGCCACCCCAGCAACTCACTCCGCGTCAAGCACCGCCCGCAACGTCCGCAGCAACGGCTCGGCCTCCGCGCCGAACATCTCCGCGTCCACCCGTTCGACCGCGGTCACCGCCTGCCCCGCCAGGTCGCGGCCCTTCTCCGTCAACCGCACCAGTTTCGCGCGCGTGTCGCCGGAGTCGACCGTCCGCGTCACCAGTCCGGCCGTCTCCAGCCGGGCGATCACCTGGGACGTCATCTTGATGTCGGTGCCCGCCCGCGCGGCCAGTTCCTGCTGCCGCGGCGGCGCGCCGTGCGTTTCCATCCACCAGCAGCACGCGAGCAGCACGAACTGGACGTGCGTGAGACCCAGCGGTTCGAGCGTCTGCCGGATCCGCCGCTGCCACGCCAAAGTCACGTGCCACAGCAGGAAACCCGGGCTGTCCCCCGGGCCCGCGAACCGCGTCATCGCGCGGACCGCTCCGCACTGGCCAGCAAATCGCTCATGGCGACCGGGAAGTCCTCGCTGATCTGCGGTCCGAGTTCCGGGCCCGCTTCCCCCTCGATCTCCAGGCGATGCGTGACGCGCGTGCCGCCGCCGGAGAGCGGAGCGAGCGTGTGCCGGAACCGCAGCACCACCTCGCCGAAGCGCGTTTCGTCCTCGTAGACCTCGTTCTCGGCCAACTCCGTGATGCGCGAACGGAACGTGTCCTGCCCTTGCGGAGTGACAGACAGCTCGGTCCCCTTTTCGAACGGTCCGTGCAGTTCGAACCGGTCGCTGCGCTCGCTCAGCGGCGTACCGCTGTGCAGGTCCCGCAACGCCGCCCACACCGCCTCCGGGCTCGCCGAGGTTTCCTCGCTGTAGTCAGTGGTCCACATGATTGATCCTCCCAGTTAGTCTGCGCAGAGATTATCTGTGCGCAGACTAACTGGCAAGGCCCCCACCGAGCGCGGCGGTCGGCCGTCACTCCGGCCAGGCGCTCCCCTTGATCATCTCCACGAAGTCCGTCCGCTCGAACCCGGGATCGAAATAGGCGAGCACGTCGTCGTTCATGGTGCCGAACGTCGTGTCCGGACGATCGGCCATCCCGTCCCGGAACGCGCGCAGGATCCGGTTCTTGAAGTCCGGCCGCGGATGCGCCGCGACGACCTCCGCGCGCTGGTCGTCGGCGATCTCGGCCAGGCCGAGGCCGAGCACGTCGGTTTCCACGCCCAGAGTCACCACTGCGACCTCCGGGGCCAGCCGCAGCGGGACGTCCGGCGTCGTGTGCAGGGCGATCGCGAGCCAGACGTTCCGGGCGTCCTCCTCCGAACGGCCGTGGTCGAGGAGGAACGTCCGGGCGGCCTCGGCTCCGTCGAGTTCGAAACGGCGGTCGGAGGTCGCGTACCCGTCGGTGAGCCCCAGGTCGTGGAACAGCCCGCCGACGTACGCCAGTTCCGGATCCACCGTCAGCCCGCGCGCCGCGGCTTTCAGCGAACCCCACAGGAACACGCGCCGCGAATGATGGAACAACGTCTCGTCGGCGGCATCGCGCACCAACGCCGTCGCCTCGCGGACCAGCGCCGTATCCGGAATCTCGATCCCGGCGATCACCTCGGACACCACAGACCTCCTAGGGAAAAATGGGCTCAGCCCGAGTCTCGCCCGGCGAAGTCCGCGTTCCCACTGCGAAAACCGACAGCGTGCCCACAGATCCGGACCGGGTCAGGAGGCCGTCGTCTCGAAGCGGGCGCGGTACTGGCTCGGCGAGATCCCCAGGCGCGCCACGAAGACGCGCCGCATCGTCTCGGAGCTGCCGAACCCGGAGGCACGAGCGGTTTCCGCGACCCCGTGCCCCGCGCCGAGGAGGGATTTCGCGTGATCGAGCCGCACCTGCTCGACGTACTTCGCCGGCGTCGTGTCCAATTCGCTCGCGAACAGCCGCGCGAGATGCCGCGCGCTGACACCCGCCCGGGCGGCCATCGCGGACGCGCTGTGATCGAGCGCGGGCTGCGCCGAAACCAAGTCCGTCACCGCACGCAACGTCGGCGTGCTCGGACGCGGCATCCGCAGCGGTGCGGAGAACTGCGACTGGCCGCCCGGCCGCTGCATGAACATCACGAGACCGCGCGCGACGGTGCGTGCGAGATCGGGGCCGTGGTCCTGTTCGACCAGAGCAAGCGCCAGATCGATCCCCGCGGACACTCCCGCTGAGGTGAAGATGTCGCCGTCCCGCACGAAAAGCGCGTCGGGAAGCACCTCGACGTCCGGATACGCGCGAGCGAGCCGGGCCGCGTGCCGCCAATGGGTGGTGGCGCGCCGTCCGGACAGCACGCCCGCCGCGGCCAGCGCGAAGGAACCGGTGCAGATGGACACCAGTCGACCAGCACGCGGCGCGATTTCCCGGATCGCAGCGACCAGATCGGCGGGCACGCCGTGCTCCACCAGCCCGTCGCCGCCGGCCACCACGACGACGTCCGGATCCGGTGCCGCGGCGACCGTCCCGTCGACCGGCAACCGGACCCCCACCGACGTCGCCGCGGCCGCTCCGGACGGCGACCGGTAGCCGATCGAGTACCCGGCCCCGGCGAGATTCGCCTCGGCGAACACCTCGGCGGGCCCGGTCACGTCGAGCATCTTGACGCCGTCGAACACGACGAAAACCACGCTCGCGCCCATGATCCGACCTCCGGGGCCCAGCATGGCAGACCGTCAGGCGGACGCGAACCGGAGCAGCGCCGCGTCGTACTGCGCGCGGTCGAACCGGAAGGGCCCGAACCCGCGGTAGTCCCGTTTCCGCCGGTGCGGTTGCGCGAACGAATCCCACACGACCTCGTCACTGGTCGCCGTGATGCGCGCCAGCAGCCCCAATCCCCGCAGGCGCAGGCGAGCAGCGGGGTTTCGCCTTCCTCGAAGTCGATCCCGTGGAAGTGCTCGGCCGTCGTGCCGCGGAACTGGCCCGGAATCAGGCCGCCGTAGGCACCCCCGGCCGGGGACATGCCTTCAGCGAGTTCGAACCGGTCGACCAGCTCGGTGAGCGCGACGTCGTCGACATACGGCACCGCAACCGGACCGCCCAGCTCGCCGGGCGGCTGGAACTCGAAGCGAAGCGTGGCCACCGCCCGGATTATTCACCCCGGCAACGCACTCCGCGCCACCGCACCCAGAAAAAGTCCAGCACTCGGATGTCCGAAGGGTTCCCCTCGCCGGACTACCAGGTCGCGCGAAGAATCCCCGTCACGTCCGCCGCCGACACCGCGCGCGGGGTATTGGCGAGCACCCCGTCCGCCAGGGTGTCGGCCACCAGGTCCGGCAGATCTCCTTCGCCGATACCGAATTCCCGCAACCGGCCGGACAGTTCCACGTCCGCGACCAGCCGTTCGACCGCCGCGATCGCCGCTTCCGCGTTGTGTGCAAACGATTTCCTCGCATCGGCGACGCCCAGTGGTTCCGCCAATCGTGCCAAGCGTTCCTCGCGCACCACGCGGTTGAACCGCAGGCATTCGCCCAGTACCAAAGCCAACGCCTGGCCGTGCGGCAGGTCGAACCGGCCGCCCAGCGAGTGCCCGACGCCGTGCACCACGCCGAGTCCGGTCGTCCGCATCGCCAGGCCCGCGGTGTGCGCGGCCAGCATCAGGTTCGCGCGCGCCGCCAGATCTGCCCCGGAGGAAACCGCGCGACGGAGATTCTCCGCGACCAACCGGACGGCTTGCAGGTCCAGACCATCCGCCCACGGATTCGGCCGGGCGGAGAGAAATGACTCCACCGCATGGGTCAGGCAGTCGATTCCGGCGGCGGCAGTCGCGCGCGGCGGCAGGCTCAGCGTGAGCGCCGGGTCGAGAAGCGCATACCGGGCAAGGCAAGTCGGGCCGCCCAGGTAGCACTTGCGCTGCTGCCGCGGATCGGTGATGACGCCGAGGTCGTTGCATTCCGAACCGGTGCCGGACGTGGTCGGGATCGCCACGATCGGCAATGCGGGCACCAAATCTGTCGAATCCTCGGTGCTCCAGCCCAATTCAGTAGCCGGACGGTCGTTGACCGCGGCGAGCGCGATCGCCTTCGCAGCGTCCAAAGCGGACCCGCCGCCCAGCGAAATCACCGTCTCAGCACCGGCAGCACGCACGAAGGCACTGCCCGCGTCGATGTCGTCGATGGTCGGATTCGGGTGCACCTCGGAGAAAACCTCGACCGCCAAACCGTCTTGCCGCAATAACTCCGAGGTCTGCTCCGGCAACGGCGTCGCGACCAATCCCCGGTCACTGACCACCACAACTTTCCGCGCACCGATCGTCCGGACCAATCGCGGCAACTGCTCGACAGCACCAGCGGCGAAGGTGGCAGCCGGGTACGGGCCGATTTCGATCGCCGGGATCTCGGTCATGACTTCCTCCCGAACCGTTCCTCGTCGACAGCGACGCCCAGCCCCGGCGCGGACGGCACGTGCAGCAGGCCGCCGGCGTCGATGTCCACCGGGGCGGCGAGCAGGAAGTCGCGCCGCTGCGGCGTCCACACTGGTGGGTCGTAAGGGAATTCCAGGTACGGTCCCCCGCCGACGCCCGCGGTCACGTGCAGGTTCGCGAGCAGGCCGAGGCCGTTCGACCAGGTGTGCGGCGTGTAGAGCCGGTTGCGCGCCAGCACCAGCTCGGCGAGTGTGCGGCCGCGCAGCATTCCGGCGGCGAGCGCGACGTCCGGCTGGTAGACGTCGAGGGCGTCGGATTCCACCAGATCCAGCAGCTCGCGGAAGGTCCGGACCATCTCTCCCCCGGCGACGCGGATCCCGGTGTCCCGCACCGCGCGCAGACCGGGCCGGTCGTCCAGCGGCAGCGGTTCTTCGAGCCAGAACACGTCCAGTTCGCGCAGTTCCTCGGCGAACCGCCGGACCGCCGCCGGGTCAAGGGACGGCCGCACGTCGCCCGGCATCCGCCACGCCTGATTCAGGTCGGCCATCAGCGTCATCTCCGGCCCGACCGCCTCGCGGACCGCTCGCATAGTGGCGATTCCACCGGCGAAATCGTCCGCGGCCAGCCGGATCTTCGCCGCCCGGAACCCTTCCTCGCGGATCCCGGCCATGACCTCGGCCCGCTGTCCGGCGGGCAGGATCCGGCCGGTCGACGCGTACGCCGGGATCGCGTCCGCCGCGCCGCCGAACAGCGTCGCGACCGGGACGCCGAGCACCTTCCCGATGACGTCCCACAGCGCGATCTCCAGCGGCCAGTAGCGCCCGGCGTGGAACGCGATGGTCTCCAGCGCCCGCACATGCCTGCTGATCGCCATCGGATCCTGGCCGAGGAACAGCTCCGCGTACGGCTCGAAGCCGGCCATCGTGTCACCGGAGCCGTAGCCCACCACGCCCTCGTCGGTCACGACCTTGACCACCGTCGCGTCGAACCGCGTGCGCGGAACCGGATCCCAGGCGGCGTCGAACGGCGGATCGAGCGGCAGCGTCCCGGGCAGCAGCTGGATGTCGGCGATCTTCACTCCCCGGACGGTAGCCGCGGATTGACGCTCGCCCAATCGTTGTTGCACAGTCCTCAACATGGCGAACCAGCGCACCTACGGTTCGGGTCTGGTCCGCGACGTCGACCTGCTCGAAGTCCTCGCACTGCCGGAAGCGCGCGACGGGCTCGGCGTGTCCCGCGTCGCCGAACTGTCCGGCCGGGACAAGGCACAGGTCTCGCGGGCTCTCGCGACGCTCGCCGACGCCGGTCTGGTGTCGCGCGACGAACACACCCGCGCGTACCGGCCGGGCTGGCGGCTGTTCGCGTTGGCCACGCACGCCACCGAAACGCACCTCGCGCACCTGGCCGCGCCCTTTCTGCGCACGATTGTGGCGCGGCTGAACGAAACGACGCATTTGTGCGTCCTGCGCGCCGGGCAGGTGTTCACCCTCCGGAGCGAACTCGCGTCCCACGCATTTCGCGGACTCGGCTGGGAAGGCGTCGGCGTCGACCCGTTCACGACCTCACCCGGACGGGTGTTATTGAGCGAATGGGACGAGGAAACCGTCGGGCAATGGTGGCAGACCTTCGCCTGTGCCGCCGCGCACCCGCTTCCCGACCTCCCCGGCGTCGCCGAGGAACCGCCGCCGCTCACCCTCGATGCGCTGACCGGGAAGCTGGCGGGCATCCGGAAACGCGGCTACGAAACCGTGGACGAGGAGTTCGAGCCGGGATTGGTCGGCGTGTCCGCACCGGTGTACGGCTTCCGCGGCGACATTGTCGCGGCAGTCAACGTGTCCGCCCCGAAATCGCGCCTCGGCGGACGGCTGCCCGCAGCGGGCCGCTTCACCCGCACTGTCGCCGACCGGATCTCGGCCGCACTCGGCGCGCACAGATGAACCGCGGCCTGCAAGGCCCCGCGCCGTTCATTTATGCTTCGCCAAATCGTCGTTTTCCCGGCAGGTGGTCGCCATGTACGAAATCCCGCCCACTGCGGCCATGCAACGCTGGTCGGTCTCGGTCGACGGGACCACCGCGATCTTCGCCTGCGCGCCGTGGCTCGAAGACCACACGGCCGACCGGGTCCTGCCGCGCGTGTGGCCGGGCCGCGGGCTGGGCGTGAGCGACACCGACGCCGCCGGTTTCGCCGCCGCGATCGCCGAGACGATGAAGGCCCCGAATTACTGGATCGCCAGCCACGCCGCGGCGCGCGCCTGGCAGGACCAGCCGTGGTCCCCGGCGCGCCGCGACCAGGACGACGGTTTCGTGTACTTCGCCGGACCGTGCGGGGACGCGGGGGTCGCGGTGGGTTACCGCCCGGCTTACCACCTGCCGCTCGCTTTGCGGGATTTGCGCGGGCTGCGGATTCGGGTGGCGGCTTACCTGCGCGGGGCGCGGGTTCTGAGTTGAGTCGGCGCCACCCGTGCGCTACCGCTGGACGGCATGGCACAGCGGGGCAGGGTCGTGAGTGGCTATGCCTGTTCTAACCGGCATAGCCACTCACGAGCCCTCAAGCTGACAGCCCGAACTCCTGCCGCGCGATCAACCCCCGCATCACCTCCGTCGTCCCGCCGCCGATCGTCTCCAAGATCGACTGCCGCCACAAAAACTCCGTATCCGTCCCCGCCACCGCCGCCTCCGGCCCGCCCAACTCGACTCCCGCGCGGGCGATGTCCTGGGCCAGCACCGTGCCCGCCAGCTTGTGATACGCCGCCGCGACAGCAGCCGGTTCGCCCCGGATCACCTCGCCCAGCAGGGCCAGCGCCAGCGCATCCACCTCGGCGAGCCGCACCGCCAGCTCCCCGACACGCCGCCGCACCACCGGGTCGTCGGCGACCCCGGCCGAGTCCAGCGCGGCCATCAGGTCGTGCAGATCCCGCCGCAACCGCTTGGGCGGGAACTGCACATGCCGCTCCACCGCGAGCGCCGAAGCGACGACCTGCCAGCCCTCGTTCTCCGCGCCGACCCGATCGGCGACCGGGACCCGCACGCGATCGAACCGGACCTCGTTCAGCCGTCCGCCGTCCAGGGTCGGGATCGGCGACACGGTGATTCCGGGGCTGTCCAGCGGGACGATCAGCACGCTCAACCCCCGTGAACGACTGTCCGCAGCCCCGGTCCGGCACAGCAGCCAGATGCAGTCCGACCAGTGCGCATTGGACGTCCAGCACTTCGCCCCGTCGACCACGTAATGGTCACCCTCGCGACGAGCCTTCGTGCGCACGGCGGCGAGGTCCGAGCCTGCATCAGGTTCGGAGTAGCCGAGGCAGAAGTTGAGCCGACCGCGTCGCAGATCGGCGAGGTATCGCTCGCGCTGCGCGTCGGTGCCGTGCGTCATCAGCGCTTTGGCCACCAGGCCCGGGCCCATCGGCGGGCGCGCCACCCGTGCGTAGGCCATCTCGTCCCAGAGAATGAACTCATACGCAGGCGACCGTCCGCCGCCGCCGAACTCGGTCGGCCAGGACAGCGACAGCCAGCCCCGGTCGCCCAGCGCACGGTAGACCCGGCGGACGCCATCGGCGGTGTTCTTGCCGCGGTGGAAGTACCCGTCGGTGTCCCGGTATTCCCAGAGGAACTCGAGGACCTCCGCGCGGAACTCCTCTTCCTCATCGGTGAAGCCGAAATCCATC
Encoded here:
- a CDS encoding LysR family transcriptional regulator, whose translation is MTLVNSPNPAIDANLAVALDALLTEQSVTRAAARLHTSPAAMSRTLARLRRILQDPLLVRAGQTMVPTPRAQSLREEAAAVVHSLGALLSPGTVVDPATLRSTFTIQAADLVGAALAVGLLGLSRAEAPGVSLRVRAEEWEAGSALRDGRLDLEVGSIDHVDPETQVEELLTLRMVAAVRPGHPLASAPLTPARLAAADHVAVSRRGRFTGPLDKALAEHDLRRCVVIVLPSHLAAMTLAARSDVVCLIPASLPGEPPSPLTADATALGLRLLDIPVPLPPLTIGMAWHPRQSADGAHRWLRDAVRRTLRAPG
- a CDS encoding IS30 family transposase yields the protein MGNAPARPGPVRLGLAEREEIACLRAAGHGVRAIGRAIGRPGSTVSRELARNTVRSGSYRASSAQHAAEQRAKRPKTAKLAADPVLREAVAAGLGRRWSPRQISARLVLEFPDRPEMRVSHETIYQSLYVQGRGALRRELAAALRTGRALRVPRRQAQARRARPGARIADMVNISERPAEAADRAVPGHWEGDLILGKDNKSAIGTLVERSTRFVLLLHLPEGRDAAAVATAMTDAIQTLPPLLVRSLTWDQGTEMARHQQIALDTGLAIYFCDPHSPWQRGSNENTNGLLRQYFPKGTDLSVHTRADLDRVAAELNGRPRQTLGWHTPAETLNTLLSHQQTPGVATTT
- a CDS encoding SRPBCC family protein, coding for MRSTGPTTSRTIRRHSLRTALLAVPLTAAVLGAAPAQAATPGTASLTCQGKGVDQAAKARHRAEILVRAPLHTIWDLQTDVEAWTSWQKPAAPMTVRRLDPGPLRKHSRFQATVHVPTTPPSTVVISSTVQQLQRGKCLRWTGPADSAGYHIDGTHVWTFTPVRGGILVRTEESHSGPQADPTSDMGLETWLADLKTAAERSTCDGPHHR
- a CDS encoding MarR family winged helix-turn-helix transcriptional regulator encodes the protein MTRFAGPGDSPGFLLWHVTLAWQRRIRQTLEPLGLTHVQFVLLACCWWMETHGAPPRQQELAARAGTDIKMTSQVIARLETAGLVTRTVDSGDTRAKLVRLTEKGRDLAGQAVTAVERVDAEMFGAEAEPLLRTLRAVLDAE
- a CDS encoding SRPBCC family protein, with protein sequence MWTTDYSEETSASPEAVWAALRDLHSGTPLSERSDRFELHGPFEKGTELSVTPQGQDTFRSRITELAENEVYEDETRFGEVVLRFRHTLAPLSGGGTRVTHRLEIEGEAGPELGPQISEDFPVAMSDLLASAERSAR
- a CDS encoding HD domain-containing protein; translated protein: MSEVIAGIEIPDTALVREATALVRDAADETLFHHSRRVFLWGSLKAAARGLTVDPELAYVGGLFHDLGLTDGYATSDRRFELDGAEAARTFLLDHGRSEEDARNVWLAIALHTTPDVPLRLAPEVAVVTLGVETDVLGLGLAEIADDQRAEVVAAHPRPDFKNRILRAFRDGMADRPDTTFGTMNDDVLAYFDPGFERTDFVEMIKGSAWPE
- a CDS encoding GlxA family transcriptional regulator, whose product is MGASVVFVVFDGVKMLDVTGPAEVFAEANLAGAGYSIGYRSPSGAAAATSVGVRLPVDGTVAAAPDPDVVVVAGGDGLVEHGVPADLVAAIREIAPRAGRLVSICTGSFALAAAGVLSGRRATTHWRHAARLARAYPDVEVLPDALFVRDGDIFTSAGVSAGIDLALALVEQDHGPDLARTVARGLVMFMQRPGGQSQFSAPLRMPRPSTPTLRAVTDLVSAQPALDHSASAMAARAGVSARHLARLFASELDTTPAKYVEQVRLDHAKSLLGAGHGVAETARASGFGSSETMRRVFVARLGISPSQYRARFETTAS
- a CDS encoding iron-containing alcohol dehydrogenase family protein, whose translation is MTEIPAIEIGPYPAATFAAGAVEQLPRLVRTIGARKVVVVSDRGLVATPLPEQTSELLRQDGLAVEVFSEVHPNPTIDDIDAGSAFVRAAGAETVISLGGGSALDAAKAIALAAVNDRPATELGWSTEDSTDLVPALPIVAIPTTSGTGSECNDLGVITDPRQQRKCYLGGPTCLARYALLDPALTLSLPPRATAAAGIDCLTHAVESFLSARPNPWADGLDLQAVRLVAENLRRAVSSGADLAARANLMLAAHTAGLAMRTTGLGVVHGVGHSLGGRFDLPHGQALALVLGECLRFNRVVREERLARLAEPLGVADARKSFAHNAEAAIAAVERLVADVELSGRLREFGIGEGDLPDLVADTLADGVLANTPRAVSAADVTGILRATW
- a CDS encoding mandelate racemase/muconate lactonizing enzyme family protein translates to MKIADIQLLPGTLPLDPPFDAAWDPVPRTRFDATVVKVVTDEGVVGYGSGDTMAGFEPYAELFLGQDPMAISRHVRALETIAFHAGRYWPLEIALWDVIGKVLGVPVATLFGGAADAIPAYASTGRILPAGQRAEVMAGIREEGFRAAKIRLAADDFAGGIATMRAVREAVGPEMTLMADLNQAWRMPGDVRPSLDPAAVRRFAEELRELDVFWLEEPLPLDDRPGLRAVRDTGIRVAGGEMVRTFRELLDLVESDALDVYQPDVALAAGMLRGRTLAELVLARNRLYTPHTWSNGLGLLANLHVTAGVGGGPYLEFPYDPPVWTPQRRDFLLAAPVDIDAGGLLHVPSAPGLGVAVDEERFGRKS
- a CDS encoding IclR family transcriptional regulator — translated: MANQRTYGSGLVRDVDLLEVLALPEARDGLGVSRVAELSGRDKAQVSRALATLADAGLVSRDEHTRAYRPGWRLFALATHATETHLAHLAAPFLRTIVARLNETTHLCVLRAGQVFTLRSELASHAFRGLGWEGVGVDPFTTSPGRVLLSEWDEETVGQWWQTFACAAAHPLPDLPGVAEEPPPLTLDALTGKLAGIRKRGYETVDEEFEPGLVGVSAPVYGFRGDIVAAVNVSAPKSRLGGRLPAAGRFTRTVADRISAALGAHR
- a CDS encoding acyl-CoA dehydrogenase family protein, which produces MDFGFTDEEEEFRAEVLEFLWEYRDTDGYFHRGKNTADGVRRVYRALGDRGWLSLSWPTEFGGGGRSPAYEFILWDEMAYARVARPPMGPGLVAKALMTHGTDAQRERYLADLRRGRLNFCLGYSEPDAGSDLAAVRTKARREGDHYVVDGAKCWTSNAHWSDCIWLLCRTGAADSRSRGLSVLIVPLDSPGITVSPIPTLDGGRLNEVRFDRVRVPVADRVGAENEGWQVVASALAVERHVQFPPKRLRRDLHDLMAALDSAGVADDPVVRRRVGELAVRLAEVDALALALLGEVIRGEPAAVAAAYHKLAGTVLAQDIARAGVELGGPEAAVAGTDTEFLWRQSILETIGGGTTEVMRGLIARQEFGLSA